The genomic interval TTTGACAGGCTCTAGGTCGGCATAGTAGTTGTTCTCGATGGCGCAGGTCCAACAGCGGCGCGATTTCCGGAACGTTTGCGTGTGTGCCCGCTGCTGTCTGCTTTTCTTCGCAGCCGTGAGGCTATCCCCGAATTTGGACCTCGGAAAGACTTTCAGGCATTTATAACAAGCCCAAAACTCGTTTCGATGATCTCGGTCAACTCTTTGAATTACTTCCAGTCGTTCGGATGCGGGAATCGCATATTCTATCTTTGGATGAAGTGCCTCGTAGAAATGTCGGTTTGTGGATGTTAGAAGAGTTGCAGTAGGGTAGTCGCAGAAGCGGAGCACTTCGTATTGAAGGTCATAAGAGAGCTGTCCGAAAGGAAAAGTCCGGACTGGCGGGCCTGTCGAGTGAGTTTGTTCTTCCTTGAGTTTTGCCGCGTCGACGTGACACATTGCTGCTTCAGGTTGCGCCGCTTCGACCTTGGGTTCTGGGAGGTGGATATTTGAGGCCATAGCTAGAAATTGTCAGGGAATCTGACATATTATGTGCTCCAATAGATGGTCGAAGTTTCTAAATGTCTGGTAGCGAAAGTGGCCGTGCCGCTTGTGCTAAGATTTGAAGTATGCTACGTACGTAGCAATCAAGCAACAGGGGATGCCGGGCGGAGTGGACGAAAGAATCAAGAATGCTTCAAAGTGACCGAGGAAGGTGAAAGATAATTTTGTGCATGGACTTTTTGACATGGACTTCACTTGATATATTATTCATTTCAGTCCTCTTTTTGAAGATGACGCATTCGGCGGGAGTTCTACACAAACTATCAGACTCTTGGAGTGAGTCATCCGATAAGGACTTCTGTGTCTTTTTCTTGGCCAACGATCTCCGTAACACAGAACATGTCCAACTTGGTCGGTATGGAGTCTTCTCTTTTTCAGTCCCCGCTTACCTTGAATAAAGTACACTAGAGCGAGAGCCTGCCTACTCTGGGCGTGGACTATAGCCTCCCCGATAAGACAAGATCGCACATCACGGAGCAGTAATCTTTGGACGAAGGCATGCAAATTATATGTACCTGATGGCTTCAAAGATATGTACACGAATCCTCTACCGTCTCAATGGGATGCTATCATGAGGGATACCCTTCATATCTCATCCTTCTTCCTTCATAGCTGCATGAAGACCCTCGTCTAGACGCACTGACTGTAGTAGTCATTCTGCTTCTGGCAGGTGAGGCCCGACTGGCAGGTAGTAGAGCCGGTGAACCCGTTGCCGCCGCACTGAGCCCAGCGAGCGGCACCGCCAGTGGCAGCAGCCGCAGGAGCGCTGGAAGCTGCCTCAGCAGTAGCACCACCACCGCACTTGCTCTTCACGACAGTGCTAAGTGTAGTGGCGGGCGCGGGAGTCGCAGCAGGAATGCTAGCCTTGGGGGTGGTGACAGGCGCAGCAGGGGCAGAGCTCTCGGGGACGGAAGGCTCAGCAGCAGGGACGGAGGGCTCGGCGGCAGCAGACTCTGAGGTAGGggcagcggcggcagcggaAGTGGTGACGGCAGCAGCGGCGCTGGTGGCAACTGCGGGAGCAGAGGTGGCAGGAGCAGCACCGCCTttgccggcggcggcgagaaGGCTGGAGATGCTGGTGTAGGCGGGCTTAGGCTTAAGGTCCTTGTCCCAGGGGAGGGCCTCGCCGGTGCCGGGGAAGACTGAGGGAATCCAAGAGTACTTGTCGGTGTAGTCCCAGATGGTGACGCCAACACACTCGGCGATGTCCAAACAGGCGCCGACAACGCTGACATAGTCAGTGGCTTGCTGTTCCTGGGCAGCAGTGTCGGCGGGGATGGCCTTGTGGCGGATGTCAAGCTCGGTATAGGCGACCTCGGTAACACCAGCGTCGACGTAGGACTGGAGGACGGCGCTCAGGGCAGAGCGGGAACCGGCGCTACCGACAATGAGATGGGCCTGGAGGCCGAGACCGTCAATGCGGGCACCAGAGTCCTTGATGTTCTTGATGATGTTGAGGACCTCCTTCTGCTTGTTACCGGCCAGCTCGATGTTGTAGTCGTTATAGTAAAGCTTGGCATCGGCATCGGCAGCAGCGGCGGCCTTGAAGGCGATGGGAATGAAGTCTGTTCCGAGAACCTTGTAAAAGACACTGTCGCGGTAGGTACCGTCCTCGTTGAGGGCTTCGTTAACAACGTCCCACGCATAGCACTGGCCCTTGTAGTGGCCAGCGACGTTGGAGATGTGAGTGTCGATGATAGAGGTCAGCTGCTCCTTGGTCCAGGTGCCGGAAGACACCCAGGTAGGGAGCTGAGAGTGCCAGACGAGGGTGTGGCAGCGGAGAAGCTTGCTGTTGGTCTTGGCGAAGTCGGCGATCTCGTCGCCAGAGGTGTAGCTGAAGACTCCCTGGCTCTTCTCGGTGAACTGCCACTTCTAGCCGTTACCAGGAGTGATCTGGCCGAACATCTTTGCATCCTTCAGGATCTCGACGTAGGCCGTGTCGGTGAGCTCAGAGTTATCCGTGGCCGTGCCAAAGTACTTCTTGCCGGCCGCAACGGCGAGCTCGTGCAGGTTGGCGCTGACACCGGAGGCGAGCAGGCCGGCTGCTGTGATGGTTGAGAAACGCATGTTGGCAAGGATATTGGAAAAGAGAGACTTATAGAGAGAGACTGGTAGAAAGAACGTAAACTGTTACGTCAAGGTAACAAGAAAAGAATGGAAGTGGATGGCAAAAGACGACGAAAGAGAGACCAAAGATAGGCCACTGTGCATCATGGCGGGAATCGAGTCGTTTTTCAATGTTCGTCCTCTTGACCCTTTCCTTACGCCCTTAGTCGCTTCCATCCCGCCCCAATCTACCTAATGCTGGAGGCTTGAACCATAGTAGCCGACGATCCGGGAGGCTCCATCCCCTGCAACGGAGATTCAGCGTATTGGCTGAAAGATGTCGCTTCCTTCAGCCAAAAGATGAAAGGGGTTCAGAACTGTAGGGCCAGGAGAGGATCTCCCGATGTGTTCTGGTGATCCCACCGGTCGCATCAGGGATGATGCTGGCGCGCGGGTGCAAAAGAGCTGAACATGGACCGTCCTGTGGCCTAGTGGTCTTCACCTGAAGGCGACAGAAAGCTTTCCACTCTTGAGCAGGACAGAAACAGGCCAAACGAACCAGCTCATTGTGCCATCCGGACAAAAGCGGTTAAAACGGAGCTTGCCCCGCTCCGCCCCTGAATTTCCGGTGCTTCGGGGGGTCCACTTGCGACCATTTCGGGCCTTACGCCGGCAAGCAATTTGTTTACACGAAACACGCCATCTTTACGCTTTCAAGCATATCACCTTATTCACGACACCGTTCCATAAAATAAGGAGACGTCTTGACAACGGCCAGATTTGCTAAGGTGATTCTTTTGGTGTGAATGAATAGGTCTTGCCGGAGGTGCAAAACGCATGGCATACCTAGTACTTTAACGACGTCAGTGGCTGACTGCGTCTTTCTTGCTATAAGGACTGATAAACTCAACTCAAGATTGGTCCACAAAAAAAGTCAGAGTTAAAGGAATAATTTAAGTCTTGACCAAGACAACCCAGTTATCACTATAGCATTGTAAATAAGGAGGATTTTGAGAACCATCTTGATTATTGCATATTAAAGATAGTCCTATCGCTggataaaatattactaattattcaGAAGCCATCCATCAAGGAGCGTAGTAGGTCTTGTTTAAAGACTTTGCGTTCGTTATTATCCCATAATAA from Colletotrichum lupini chromosome 2, complete sequence carries:
- a CDS encoding glycosyl hydrolase family 10, producing MRFSTITAAGLLASGVSANLHELAVAAGKKYFGTATDNSELTDTAYVEILKDAKMFGQITPVFSYTSGDEIADFAKTNSKLLRCHTLVWHSQLPTWVSSGTWTKEQLTSIIDTHISNVAGHYKGQCYAWDVVNEALNEDGTYRDSVFYKVLGTDFIPIAFKAAAAADADAKLYYNDYNIELAGNKQKEVLNIIKNIKDSGARIDGLGLQAHLIVGSAGSRSALSAVLQSYVDAGVTEVAYTELDIRHKAIPADTAAQEQQATDYVSVVGACLDIAECVGVTIWDYTDKYSWIPSVFPGTGEALPWDKDLKPKPAYTSISSLLAAAGKGGAAPATSAPAVATSAAAAVTTSAAAAAPTSESAAAEPSVPAAEPSVPESSAPAAPVTTPKASIPAATPAPATTLSTVVKSKCGGGATAEAASSAPAAAATGGAARWAQCGGNGFTGSTTCQSGLTCQKQNDYYSQCV